GACGTCGGCGGCAGCACCAGCTCGGCGGACGCGCCCCGGAACGTGATCAGCCCGACCTTGTCGCGGCGCTGGTAGGCGTCCGTCAGCAGGCTGAGCACCGCGCCCTTGACGGCGCGCATCCGCTGCCGGGCCGCCATCGAGCCGCTGGCGTCCACGACGAACAGCACGAGGTTGCCCTCGCGCCCGTCGCGGACGGTCTCGCGGACGTCGTCGGACGTGATGACCAGGCCCGCGCCGGTGCGACCGCGGGCCCGCTGGTGCGGCGCGGCGGCGCGCAGGGTCGCCATCAGGTGGACGCCGCTCGTGCCCGGCCGCGCGCCCGACACCCTGCCGTACGGGGTGCGGGCCTTGGAGCGCCGGCCGGGAGCGCCCGTGCCGACACCCGGGACGGTGAACAGCCGGGGCCGATAAGCGGCGTCGGCGGGTGCGGGCGTCGACTCGTTCCGGCCCTGCCCGCTCTGCTCGCCCTGCTCTCCGGAGGGGGGACGTTCGTCGGTCGGGGAGGTCGACGCGTCGCCCGGCTCGGCGGGCCCGTCGCCAGGGGCCCCGCCTCCGGAGGGGCCGCCGCCGCCCGGGTCGTCGTCGGGGTCCTCATCGTGCCGGCCGTGCTCGTCGAGGGCCTGCTCGAGCTTGTCGTGGTCGAGCCCGGGCGCGTCGAACGGGTCGCGGCGGCGGCGGTGCGGCAGCGCCAGCCGGGCCGCCTGTCGGACGTCCTCGGCGGTCACCGTGTCGCGGTCGTGCCAGGCGGCGAGCGCGATGGCGGCCCGCGCGGTGACCAGGTCGGCGCGCAGCCCGTCCACCTCGAACGCGGCGCACACGGCGGTGATCTGCCGCAGCGCCGCGTCGGTCAGCACGACGCCGGGCAGCCGTTCCCGGGCGGCGGCGATGCGCCCGGCCAACGCGGTCTCGGCGGCGACCCACTCGGCGACGAAACCCTCCGGGTCGTCCTCGAACCGCAGCCTGCGCCGGACGACCTCCGCGCGCTCGTCGGGGTCACGGGTGGCGGCGACCTCGACGGTCAGCCCGAACCGGTCGAGCAACTGCGGGCGCAGCTCGCCCTCCTCCGGGTTCATCGTGCCGACCAGCAGGAACCGTGCCGCGTGCCGGACGGAGACGCCCTCGCGCTCGACGTAGGAGCGACCCATGGCGGCGGCGTCCAGCAGCAGGTCGACGAGATGGTCGTGGAGGAGGTTGACCTCGTCCACGTACAGGACGCCCCGGTGCGCGGCGGCCAGCAGACCGGGCTCGAACGCCTTGACCCCCTCGGTGAGGGCCCGTTCGATGTCCAGCGACCCGGTGAGCCGATCCTCGGAGGCCCCGACGGGCAGCTCCACCAGCCGCGCCGGGCGACCGGTGCCGGCGGCGTCCGGCGCGTGCGGGCCGTCGGGGCAGGCGGGGTCGGGAACGACCGGATCGCAGGAGAACCGGCATCCGGCGACGACGTCGACCGGGGGGAGCAGCGCGGCGAGCGCGCGGACGATCGTGGACTTCGCGGTGCCCTTCTCGCCGCGCACGAGCACTCCCCCTACGCCCGGCGAGACGGCGTTGATGAGGAGGGCGAGCTTGAGGTCGTCCAGTCCGGCGACCGCGGAGAAGGGGTAGCGGGGGGCGCTCATGGCGCCCCGCGGAAGTATGCGGCCATGCGTCAGCGGTCCTTCCTCGGGTGTCCACGCCCGTGGCGGTCGTCAGGAGCCGACGGCCGGCGTTCCTGGCTCCCGGCACGGGGCGCGCACAGCGCCGACCTGCCGGTCACAGTTGCGGGACAGCCCCGGATTCGCACCGGGTTCCACCGCGTCCGTCGCCTGCACAGGATGACACACCGCCCGACATGCCCCAAGTCACGGAGGGGTGACACCGCTCCCGCGACCTGCGTCGGCGGACCCCGGGCGACGTCGGTCGACCCGGCCGTCGGCTACCCCAGCTCGTCGCCGGGGTC
The DNA window shown above is from Thermomonospora umbrina and carries:
- a CDS encoding putative cobaltochelatase encodes the protein MSAPRYPFSAVAGLDDLKLALLINAVSPGVGGVLVRGEKGTAKSTIVRALAALLPPVDVVAGCRFSCDPVVPDPACPDGPHAPDAAGTGRPARLVELPVGASEDRLTGSLDIERALTEGVKAFEPGLLAAAHRGVLYVDEVNLLHDHLVDLLLDAAAMGRSYVEREGVSVRHAARFLLVGTMNPEEGELRPQLLDRFGLTVEVAATRDPDERAEVVRRRLRFEDDPEGFVAEWVAAETALAGRIAAARERLPGVVLTDAALRQITAVCAAFEVDGLRADLVTARAAIALAAWHDRDTVTAEDVRQAARLALPHRRRRDPFDAPGLDHDKLEQALDEHGRHDEDPDDDPGGGGPSGGGAPGDGPAEPGDASTSPTDERPPSGEQGEQSGQGRNESTPAPADAAYRPRLFTVPGVGTGAPGRRSKARTPYGRVSGARPGTSGVHLMATLRAAAPHQRARGRTGAGLVITSDDVRETVRDGREGNLVLFVVDASGSMAARQRMRAVKGAVLSLLTDAYQRRDKVGLITFRGASAELVLPPTSSVEAGARRLEQLPTGGRTPLSAGLLRAAEVLRIERLRDPARRPLLVTVTDGRATHGPDPARAAALLRDVAAVVVDCESGPVRLGLAARLAVSLDAQAVRLEELAVDGLTRIVRDVRTAA